The following are encoded in a window of Vespula pensylvanica isolate Volc-1 chromosome 2, ASM1446617v1, whole genome shotgun sequence genomic DNA:
- the LOC122627273 gene encoding uncharacterized protein LOC122627273: MDEMKVPENYFSLFRYQCIVGVFLTFLIASLMIGEAFWLSDTKLSLVMDYSSILMMYYLYFYPVMIIVITDFTFVFWIRYIKIKFVQLNVVLQNMLPTTIDSPQHKRVLRMKDNWENDSALPTLYGTYKANEYHLKLKKVKQIHLELLKCANILNEAYGLQILISIFTSLLFITTLLYNLYVVLMTSNYSNWIIQFYMHFSWIFYQCIKIFAMTNICQTTITEVCPF, translated from the exons ATGGATGAAATGAAAGTtccagaaaattatttttcactttttcgaTATCAGTGTATCGTAGGtgtatttttaacatttctaatAGCAAGTTTAATGATAGGTGAAGCCTTTTGGTTATCTGATACAAAATTATCGTTAGTCATGGATTATAGTTCGATATTAATGATgtattacttatatttctATCCTGTTATGATAATCGTAATAACAGACTTTACTTTCGTATTTTGGATCAG atatataaagattaaattTGTTCAATTGAATGTTGTACTCCAAAACATGCTGCCGACAACTATCGATTCTCCACAACATAAGAGAGTGCTCAGAATGAAGGATAACTGGGAAAATGATTCTGCGTTACCTACTCTTTATGGAACTTACAAGGCGAATGAATACCatctgaaattaaaaaaagtcaa aCAAATCCATTTGGAATTGTTGAAATGTGCAAATATCTTAAATGAAGCTTATGGATTACAAATTCTTATATCCATATTTACatcccttttatttattactacatTGTTATATAATCTCTACGTTGTTTTAATGACAAGTAATTATTCCAATTGGATAATACAGTTCTACATGCATTTCTCTTGGATTTTTTATCAATGCATCAAGATTTTTGCAATGACGAACATATGTCAGACAACGATTACAGAAGTATGtcctttttaa